In Acidaminococcus fermentans DSM 20731, one genomic interval encodes:
- the dnaX gene encoding DNA polymerase III subunit gamma/tau: MAYVALYRTWRPQDFDDLVGQAPIKKALTNALETGRISHAYLFAGPRGTGKTSTARILAKALNCEKGPTAHPCNQCSNCREITEGTCGDVVEIDAASNRGIDEIRKLREQVYFAPTSCRYKVYIIDEVHMITTDAFNALLKTLEEPPEHVVFILATTEPQKILNTILSRCQRFDFRRATVDEIAEHLEKVAKGSHIQAEPEALRLMAIQADGGLRDALSLLDQCSVMASPVTAETVRQVLGLVGREKLRELVTRIGQKNLSGALDALGQLLEQGKEMEQILAELLEYFRALLLYQADREYQEIYLTDTREALAETASLFTSSQIVASVERIHEAIRESKYSLRKKIVGELCLFDLCENRGNTEAALLARIDSLEQQVAALRQGNGTAPTFVTAVPAAPAAVQAVSASRPVPQGPVPATPGPSAPPTGGTVRDAFARMAAAARQEISQEPPAPAPAEPAPVPAPAPLPEARPEAGPAAAPEGEPQFDGSGRAQAQQLWQLVLQGLKQRRKRTFLVYAEMARAADYQDQELLLGVSSAYGKEKMEEPAFRNLIQDILKGAVGQSIRLRVVQQEGEISLHRPQGKKTDAAAAPAPAAPEPVPQPDPLPEPPPPPEEEIPLPPEPPTEEDFPEPDPEVPPSVQSASPAPKPAARGELPEGVKKAMQVFGGEVYKE; encoded by the coding sequence ATGGCATACGTAGCACTGTACCGGACCTGGCGCCCCCAGGATTTTGACGATCTGGTGGGGCAGGCGCCCATCAAGAAAGCTCTGACCAACGCCCTGGAAACCGGGCGAATTTCCCATGCCTATCTGTTTGCCGGTCCCCGGGGTACCGGGAAGACCAGTACGGCCCGGATCCTGGCCAAGGCCCTGAACTGTGAAAAGGGGCCCACAGCCCATCCTTGCAATCAGTGCAGCAACTGCCGGGAAATCACGGAGGGGACCTGCGGGGATGTGGTGGAAATCGACGCCGCGTCCAACCGGGGCATCGATGAAATCCGGAAACTCCGGGAGCAGGTGTATTTTGCTCCCACTTCCTGCCGCTACAAGGTGTACATCATCGACGAAGTCCACATGATCACCACCGACGCCTTCAATGCGCTGCTGAAAACCCTGGAGGAACCGCCGGAACATGTGGTGTTCATCCTGGCCACCACGGAACCCCAGAAAATCCTGAACACCATCCTGTCCCGGTGTCAGCGGTTCGATTTCCGCCGGGCCACGGTGGATGAAATCGCGGAACACCTGGAGAAGGTGGCCAAAGGCAGCCATATCCAGGCGGAACCGGAAGCTTTGCGTCTCATGGCCATCCAGGCGGACGGGGGGCTCCGGGATGCCCTGAGCCTGCTGGACCAGTGCAGTGTCATGGCCAGTCCGGTGACGGCGGAAACGGTCCGACAGGTCCTGGGCCTGGTGGGCCGGGAAAAGCTCCGGGAACTGGTGACCCGGATCGGCCAGAAAAATCTTTCCGGGGCCCTGGATGCCCTGGGCCAGCTGCTGGAACAGGGCAAGGAAATGGAGCAGATCCTGGCGGAGCTGCTGGAATATTTCCGGGCGCTGCTGCTGTATCAGGCGGACCGGGAATACCAGGAAATCTACCTGACCGATACCCGGGAAGCCCTGGCAGAAACGGCGTCCCTGTTCACGTCCAGCCAGATTGTGGCCAGTGTGGAACGGATCCATGAGGCCATCCGGGAAAGCAAATATTCCCTGCGGAAAAAAATCGTGGGGGAACTTTGTCTTTTTGATCTGTGCGAAAATCGGGGAAATACGGAAGCGGCGCTCCTGGCCCGGATCGACAGTCTGGAACAGCAGGTGGCCGCCCTCCGGCAGGGCAATGGAACCGCTCCAACCTTTGTGACGGCGGTGCCGGCTGCTCCGGCGGCAGTCCAGGCGGTTTCGGCTTCCCGGCCGGTGCCGCAGGGACCGGTGCCGGCTACCCCTGGACCTTCCGCTCCCCCTACCGGGGGAACGGTCCGGGATGCTTTTGCCCGGATGGCAGCGGCTGCCCGGCAGGAAATCAGCCAGGAACCCCCTGCACCGGCTCCGGCAGAACCTGCACCCGTACCTGCACCTGCACCGTTGCCGGAGGCCCGTCCGGAAGCGGGCCCGGCGGCTGCTCCGGAAGGAGAACCCCAGTTTGACGGCAGCGGGCGGGCCCAGGCCCAGCAGCTGTGGCAGCTGGTGCTCCAGGGCCTGAAACAGCGTCGGAAGCGGACCTTCCTGGTGTATGCGGAAATGGCCCGGGCGGCGGATTATCAGGACCAGGAACTGCTCCTGGGGGTGAGCTCCGCCTATGGAAAGGAAAAGATGGAGGAGCCGGCTTTCCGGAACCTGATCCAGGATATCCTGAAAGGTGCGGTGGGGCAGTCCATCCGGCTCCGGGTGGTCCAGCAGGAAGGGGAAATCTCCCTGCACCGGCCCCAGGGGAAAAAGACGGATGCGGCGGCAGCGCCTGCCCCGGCGGCGCCTGAACCGGTGCCTCAGCCGGATCCGCTGCCGGAGCCGCCGCCCCCTCCGGAGGAAGAGATCCCTCTGCCTCCGGAACCGCCGACGGAAGAGGACTTCCCGGAACCTGATCCGGAAGTGCCGCCGTCCGTCCAGTCAGCAAGTCCCGCTCCTAAGCCTGCAGCAAGGGGAGAACTCCCCGAGGGTGTGAAAAAAGCCATGCAGGTCTTTGGCGGTGAAGTTTATAAAGAATAA
- a CDS encoding FAD-binding oxidoreductase, protein MKTYHPITGEILEQLRSIVGEKYVWTDPDHLEQYKTDEETDPRKFHRPEAVVAPASTEEIASIMKLANAEQFPVTPRSGGTSVSDGAIPVCGGLVLLMERLDKILEVSPEGMYLRAQAGARTGDVQQAAREKGLFYAGDPCSADSCLIGGNLATNAGGDKAVRYGTTRDQVHAVEVVLPNGEIAHLGTRCKKNATGYCLDQLVIGSEGTLGIIAEVTLKLLPQALFKADVLAIFTDQAKATGIVPVLLRQGLNPTSVEFMDNGFVRIASDYSRLDLGHYEDGSYVIITLESFDEEDLDRKLVQLDDLCRSHGAADVRVADDRVWTLRKNCLESARVLSKVMTSDDFVVPLDKIAQAIDELSAEAQKYPFRVFTLAHAGDGNLHFAILKGELSDEEWEQALDAFHEKAYRYIYALGGKLSGEHGIGAKKVKQLARLADPGELYMMETIKKALDPLDILNPGKVLEVY, encoded by the coding sequence ATGAAAACCTATCACCCCATTACTGGAGAAATCCTGGAACAGCTGCGCAGTATTGTAGGAGAGAAGTATGTCTGGACGGATCCGGACCATCTGGAACAGTACAAGACCGACGAGGAAACGGATCCCCGGAAATTCCACCGGCCGGAGGCAGTGGTGGCACCGGCTTCCACAGAAGAAATCGCTTCCATCATGAAGCTGGCCAATGCAGAACAGTTTCCGGTGACGCCCCGCAGCGGCGGCACCAGTGTGTCCGATGGGGCCATCCCTGTGTGCGGCGGTCTGGTGCTGCTTATGGAACGGCTGGATAAGATCCTGGAAGTGAGTCCGGAAGGGATGTACCTGCGGGCCCAGGCCGGTGCCCGTACCGGAGATGTGCAGCAGGCCGCCCGAGAAAAAGGCCTGTTCTATGCCGGGGATCCCTGCAGTGCTGACAGCTGTCTGATCGGGGGCAACCTGGCCACCAATGCCGGGGGTGACAAGGCTGTCCGCTACGGCACCACCCGGGACCAGGTCCATGCCGTTGAAGTGGTGCTGCCCAATGGGGAAATTGCCCATCTGGGGACCCGGTGCAAAAAGAATGCCACCGGGTATTGCCTGGATCAGCTGGTGATTGGCAGTGAAGGCACCTTGGGAATCATTGCTGAAGTGACCCTGAAGCTGCTGCCCCAGGCTCTTTTTAAGGCCGATGTACTGGCCATCTTTACGGACCAGGCCAAAGCCACCGGCATCGTCCCGGTGCTGCTCCGGCAGGGGCTGAACCCCACCAGTGTGGAATTTATGGACAACGGGTTCGTACGGATCGCCAGCGACTATTCCCGGCTGGACCTGGGCCATTATGAGGATGGGTCCTATGTGATCATCACCCTGGAAAGTTTCGATGAGGAAGACCTGGACCGGAAGCTGGTCCAGCTGGACGACCTGTGCCGGAGCCATGGAGCAGCGGATGTGCGGGTGGCCGATGACCGGGTGTGGACCCTGCGGAAGAACTGCCTGGAATCCGCCCGGGTGCTGAGCAAAGTCATGACCAGTGATGATTTCGTGGTGCCTCTGGACAAAATCGCCCAGGCCATCGATGAACTGTCCGCTGAAGCCCAAAAATATCCCTTCCGGGTGTTCACCCTGGCCCATGCCGGGGACGGGAACCTGCATTTTGCCATCCTGAAGGGAGAACTGTCCGACGAGGAGTGGGAGCAGGCCCTGGATGCCTTCCATGAAAAGGCCTACCGGTACATCTACGCTCTGGGAGGAAAGCTCAGCGGGGAACACGGTATCGGGGCCAAAAAAGTGAAACAGCTGGCCCGGCTGGCGGATCCGGGAGAGCTGTACATGATGGAAACCATCAAAAAAGCACTGGACCCGCTGGATATCCTGAATCCGGGGAAGGTGTTGGAAGTGTACTAA
- the tadA gene encoding tRNA adenosine(34) deaminase TadA, translated as MVQNAGNSLAGQRDVHFMEMALEEARQAAREGEIPVGAVLVRDGQVLARDHNRREQDRDATAHAEFLVIRQACRLLRRWRLSDTTLYVTLEPCPMCAGAIWNARVGRLVYGAWDSAAGSCGSQFNLPAHPSLNFRTEVTAGVLEEECRKILQDFLKARR; from the coding sequence ATGGTGCAGAATGCAGGAAACAGCCTTGCCGGGCAGAGGGATGTGCATTTCATGGAAATGGCCCTGGAGGAAGCCCGGCAGGCGGCCCGGGAGGGAGAGATACCCGTGGGGGCCGTGCTGGTCCGGGATGGACAGGTGCTGGCCCGGGATCACAACCGGCGGGAACAGGACCGGGATGCCACTGCCCATGCGGAGTTCCTGGTGATCCGGCAGGCCTGCCGGCTGCTCCGGCGCTGGCGGCTCAGCGACACCACCCTGTACGTGACCCTGGAACCCTGCCCCATGTGCGCCGGGGCCATCTGGAACGCCCGGGTGGGGAGGCTGGTGTACGGGGCCTGGGACAGTGCCGCCGGGTCCTGCGGTTCCCAGTTCAACCTGCCGGCTCATCCGTCCCTGAACTTCCGGACGGAAGTAACCGCCGGGGTGCTGGAAGAAGAGTGCCGGAAAATTTTGCAGGATTTTTTGAAAGCACGGCGGTAA
- a CDS encoding homoserine O-succinyltransferase, producing the protein MPIKIDSHLSAKEKLREENIITIDNDRAMTQDIRPLKILILNLMPLKKPTELQLLRLLGNSPLQLEVDFCRPVSRVGTHTDNSYLESAYLEFSDVQDRYYDGLIVTGAPVEKMEFEEVEYWGEIEEYLEWARTHVYSVLHYCWGAQAGLYYYYDVPKKMFPQKLCGIYPYGLTVRNHPLLRGFDDRYFIPQSRYTTVDDAKVYSTPDLQVLSRSVENGINICATADMRRIFVMGHFEYDRMTLRDEYVRDRDKGLNPSLPKHYYPTDDTTQEPLFKWCSYAHLFYLNWLNVVYQDTPYDLHKLTKRE; encoded by the coding sequence CATCCGTCCCCTGAAAATCCTGATCCTGAACCTGATGCCCCTGAAAAAGCCCACAGAACTGCAGCTGCTGCGCCTTTTGGGCAATTCCCCCCTGCAGCTGGAAGTGGACTTCTGCCGGCCGGTGAGCCGGGTGGGGACCCACACGGACAATTCCTACCTGGAATCCGCCTATCTGGAATTCAGCGATGTCCAGGACCGGTATTACGACGGTCTCATCGTTACAGGGGCGCCGGTGGAGAAAATGGAATTTGAAGAGGTGGAATACTGGGGGGAAATCGAGGAGTATCTGGAATGGGCCCGGACCCACGTGTATTCCGTACTCCATTACTGTTGGGGCGCCCAGGCCGGTCTGTACTATTATTATGATGTGCCCAAGAAAATGTTCCCCCAGAAGCTCTGCGGCATCTATCCCTACGGCCTCACGGTCCGGAACCATCCGCTGCTCCGGGGCTTCGACGACCGGTACTTCATTCCCCAGTCCCGGTACACCACGGTGGACGACGCCAAAGTGTACAGTACGCCGGATCTCCAGGTGCTCAGCCGCAGCGTGGAAAACGGCATCAACATCTGTGCCACTGCCGATATGCGCCGGATCTTCGTCATGGGCCATTTTGAATACGACCGGATGACCCTGCGGGATGAATACGTCCGGGACCGGGACAAGGGACTGAATCCATCCCTGCCCAAACATTACTATCCTACCGACGACACCACCCAGGAACCGCTGTTCAAATGGTGCAGCTACGCCCATCTGTTCTACCTGAACTGGCTGAACGTGGTGTACCAGGATACGCCCTATGATCTGCACAAACTGACCAAGAGGGAGTAG